In Halorussus limi, a genomic segment contains:
- a CDS encoding TMEM165/GDT1 family protein, whose protein sequence is MNGWLEILVVAFTAQLAVLPGEKVQFIIAGLSTRYNPWVVVAAAGSAFAGWTALEIWFGSALKGALPQVYLDVFTVGLFLVFAVLLVESAPERGETPAETDGGMMGTGDLDVSLFGREVPDALGGFLPIFVMLAAGEFGDKTQLVTIGLAVRYGATPAIWAGEMLAVIPVSLANAFFFHKFSHKFDVRKAHYAGAVLFLFFGLDTALSVFTGFSVWETAVGTIAGVITAALPL, encoded by the coding sequence ATGAACGGCTGGCTCGAAATCCTCGTCGTGGCGTTCACGGCCCAACTGGCGGTGCTGCCCGGCGAGAAGGTCCAGTTCATCATCGCGGGACTCTCGACGAGGTACAACCCGTGGGTCGTCGTGGCGGCCGCCGGGAGCGCGTTCGCCGGGTGGACCGCGCTCGAAATCTGGTTCGGGAGCGCGCTGAAGGGCGCGCTCCCGCAGGTCTACCTCGACGTGTTCACCGTGGGCCTCTTCCTCGTCTTCGCGGTCCTCCTCGTCGAGTCGGCCCCCGAGCGCGGCGAGACGCCGGCCGAGACCGACGGCGGAATGATGGGCACGGGCGACCTCGACGTGTCGCTGTTCGGCCGCGAGGTCCCCGACGCGCTCGGCGGGTTTCTCCCCATCTTCGTGATGCTGGCGGCCGGCGAGTTCGGCGACAAGACCCAACTGGTCACCATCGGGCTGGCGGTCCGGTACGGCGCGACCCCGGCCATCTGGGCGGGAGAGATGCTGGCCGTCATCCCGGTCAGCCTCGCCAACGCGTTCTTCTTCCACAAGTTCTCCCACAAGTTCGACGTGCGGAAGGCCCACTACGCCGGCGCGGTGCTGTTCCTGTTCTTCGGTCTCGACACTGCCCTCTCCGTCTTCACGGGGTTCTCGGTGTGGGAGACCGCGGTCGGCACGATAGCCGGCGTGATTACGGCCGCGTTGCCGCTCTGA
- a CDS encoding ABC transporter ATP-binding protein has product MSTDEAIDAEYVEKHRREVEHPLVQLFLRYGEGSRRWFAVGILSSIGARFLSLVPPVVLGVAIDAIFRDNQAFALPGVPAAWLPDGTEDQFWFAIVLMGVAMVGQAVLNFVRQTSLNLFSHRVKHEVRTATYQEMQRLDMDFFDEMQTGELISILSNDTNRLEQFLDSMMGEAIQLGVLMLGTAVVLLWINSQLAAITLVVIPLSILFTYWYTRLAEERYADVRSSIGDLNSRLENNLNGIQVIKASNTEEYEDDRVEDHSYKYFRLDWLALRLSFVYRPGLQALTSLAFIATFVVGGIWILEGPPGPLSGDLSVGQLVTFLLLTQRMVNPLAQMGTIVERYEDAKASTKRILGLMSLPASVEDAPDATDLENVRGRVRFRDVSFAYEDETVLEGVNFEVEPGETVGVVGPTGAGKTTIVKLLLRLYDVNEGVVEIDGRDVRDVTLAGLRGSMGYVGQDNFLFDGTVAENIEYGHFDATDEEVVEAAKRAEAHEFIQNLPEDYDTDIGERGVKLSGGQRQRVAIARTILRRPEILVFDEATSAVDTETEMLIQQSIDKLAADRTAFVIAHRLSTVRDADTILVVEDGRIVERGTHEDLLDADGLYANLWRVQAGEIERLPDEFVERASARVAREGIGSGESPE; this is encoded by the coding sequence ATGAGTACCGACGAAGCCATCGACGCCGAGTACGTCGAGAAACACCGCCGAGAGGTAGAGCATCCGCTGGTTCAGTTGTTCCTGCGCTACGGGGAGGGGAGTCGGCGCTGGTTCGCGGTCGGCATCCTGTCGAGCATCGGCGCGCGCTTCCTCTCGCTGGTCCCGCCGGTCGTCCTCGGGGTCGCCATCGACGCCATCTTCCGGGACAATCAGGCGTTCGCGCTGCCCGGCGTCCCGGCGGCGTGGCTCCCCGACGGGACCGAAGACCAGTTCTGGTTCGCCATCGTCCTGATGGGCGTGGCGATGGTCGGGCAGGCCGTCCTCAACTTCGTGCGCCAGACCTCGCTCAACCTCTTCTCCCACCGGGTGAAACACGAGGTCCGGACCGCGACCTATCAGGAGATGCAGCGACTCGACATGGACTTCTTCGACGAGATGCAGACCGGCGAACTCATCTCCATCCTCTCAAACGACACGAACCGACTGGAGCAGTTCCTCGACTCGATGATGGGCGAGGCCATCCAGTTGGGCGTCCTGATGCTCGGGACCGCGGTCGTCCTGCTCTGGATAAACTCCCAACTCGCGGCGATTACCCTCGTCGTCATCCCGCTCTCGATACTGTTCACTTACTGGTACACCAGACTCGCCGAGGAGCGGTACGCCGACGTGCGGTCGTCCATCGGCGACCTCAACAGCAGGTTGGAGAACAACCTCAACGGGATTCAGGTCATCAAGGCGAGCAACACTGAGGAGTACGAGGACGACCGGGTCGAGGACCACTCCTACAAGTACTTCCGCCTCGACTGGCTCGCGCTCCGACTCAGCTTCGTCTATCGGCCGGGTCTGCAGGCGCTCACCTCGCTGGCCTTTATCGCCACGTTCGTCGTCGGCGGCATCTGGATTCTGGAGGGACCGCCGGGCCCGCTCTCGGGCGACCTCTCGGTCGGCCAGTTGGTCACGTTCCTCCTGCTGACCCAGCGCATGGTCAACCCGCTCGCTCAGATGGGAACCATCGTGGAGCGCTACGAGGACGCCAAGGCCTCGACCAAGCGCATCCTCGGCCTGATGAGCCTCCCCGCCAGCGTCGAGGACGCGCCCGACGCGACCGACCTCGAAAACGTGCGCGGCCGAGTCCGGTTCCGGGACGTGTCGTTCGCCTACGAGGACGAGACGGTCCTCGAAGGCGTGAATTTCGAGGTCGAACCGGGCGAGACCGTCGGCGTCGTGGGGCCGACCGGGGCGGGCAAGACGACCATCGTCAAACTCCTGTTGCGCCTCTACGACGTGAACGAGGGAGTCGTCGAAATCGACGGCCGCGACGTTCGCGACGTGACGCTGGCCGGTCTCCGCGGGTCGATGGGCTACGTCGGACAGGACAACTTCCTGTTCGACGGCACGGTCGCCGAGAACATCGAGTACGGCCACTTCGACGCTACCGACGAGGAGGTGGTCGAGGCGGCGAAGCGCGCCGAGGCCCACGAGTTCATCCAGAACCTGCCCGAGGACTACGACACCGACATCGGCGAGCGCGGCGTGAAACTCTCGGGCGGCCAGCGCCAGCGAGTCGCCATCGCTCGGACCATCCTCCGGCGGCCGGAGATTCTCGTCTTCGACGAGGCGACCTCCGCGGTGGACACCGAGACGGAGATGCTCATCCAGCAGTCGATAGACAAACTCGCGGCCGACCGAACCGCGTTCGTCATCGCCCACCGCCTCTCGACGGTCCGCGACGCCGACACCATCCTCGTGGTCGAGGACGGCCGCATCGTGGAGCGGGGCACCCACGAGGACCTGCTCGACGCGGACGGTCTCTACGCGAACCTCTGGCGGGTACAGGCGGGCGAAATCGAGCGGTTGCCCGACGAGTTCGTCGAGCGGGCCAGCGCGCGGGTCGCCCGCGAGGGCATCGGGAGCGGCGAGTCGCCGGAGTGA
- a CDS encoding PH domain-containing protein, protein MEVLNPRVRLAWGVGAVVTAVIVGVLAAVVSRFTLGPGVTVGLAVALGALALGLVFAVLRYRTWRFEVRDDDLYLERGVLTRVNTVVPFVRVQHVDTQRGPVERALGLASVVVYTAGSRGADVSIPGLTPERADDLQEQLRRLAIESERETDAV, encoded by the coding sequence ATGGAAGTCCTGAATCCGCGCGTCCGCCTCGCGTGGGGCGTCGGCGCGGTCGTGACCGCAGTCATCGTCGGCGTCCTCGCGGCCGTGGTCAGCAGGTTCACCCTCGGTCCCGGCGTCACCGTGGGGCTGGCCGTCGCGCTCGGGGCGCTGGCGCTCGGTCTCGTGTTCGCCGTGTTGCGCTATCGGACCTGGCGATTCGAGGTGCGCGACGACGACCTCTACCTCGAACGCGGCGTGCTGACCCGGGTCAACACCGTCGTCCCGTTCGTCCGCGTCCAGCACGTCGACACCCAGCGCGGACCGGTCGAGCGCGCGCTCGGACTGGCGAGCGTCGTGGTCTACACCGCGGGCTCTCGCGGGGCCGACGTGTCGATTCCCGGCCTGACGCCCGAGCGGGCCGACGACCTGCAGGAACAGCTCCGTCGCCTCGCCATCGAGAGCGAGCGCGAGACCGACGCGGTATGA
- a CDS encoding PH domain-containing protein, which produces MKLHPLSIPYRAASRGLSAGLMLFFVGRSLGDAEALPVPMAGPALVTLAAVGVVGAAAWQVAYYRRFEYRLTGDGLEIASGVVSRRNREIPLGRIQNVDISRNVIQRALGVAVLDIETAGGGATEASLRYVGYDEAKRVQREIQRLKRGAEDAESGTEPDERADPEERGTVLFELQSGELLLLSALSFDFRYLSLLAFGPAALPFVPGVAELAFLGGMLLVALLVVALWVLSAGMTFARYYDFRLTRLGDELRYERGLLQRYDGSIPLGKVQALTLDANVLMRRFGYATLAVETAGYGPGQAPSGGSEAAVPLATRERVLRLAREVEDFEVPAFSRPPERARTRYAVRYALVLAGLAAVLFALQAVVGPPAPIPFPLAVVPLAFLLVVPVAAHLKWRNRGYAVGEDHVLTRNGFWTRTTKVVPYYRVQTVIQSATVFQRRRRLASVVVDTASSAGGVAAAVDVDAETARELRETVGEKLQASLAARRGEADRESDLDSSRRD; this is translated from the coding sequence ATGAAACTCCATCCGCTGTCGATTCCCTACCGGGCGGCCTCGCGAGGACTGAGCGCGGGCCTGATGCTGTTCTTCGTCGGCCGGTCGCTCGGTGACGCCGAGGCGCTCCCGGTCCCGATGGCGGGTCCGGCGCTGGTCACGCTGGCGGCAGTCGGCGTCGTCGGCGCGGCGGCGTGGCAGGTCGCCTACTACCGGCGGTTCGAGTACCGACTCACCGGCGACGGCCTCGAAATCGCCTCGGGGGTCGTCTCCCGGCGCAACCGCGAGATTCCGCTCGGGCGCATCCAGAACGTCGACATCTCGCGCAACGTGATTCAGCGCGCGCTCGGCGTCGCAGTTCTAGACATCGAGACGGCGGGCGGCGGCGCGACCGAGGCCAGCCTCCGGTACGTCGGCTACGACGAGGCCAAGCGCGTCCAGCGCGAGATTCAGCGCCTGAAACGCGGTGCGGAGGACGCCGAAAGCGGGACCGAACCCGACGAGCGGGCCGACCCCGAGGAACGCGGGACCGTCCTCTTCGAGCTTCAGTCCGGCGAACTGCTGCTCCTGAGCGCCCTCTCGTTCGACTTCCGGTACCTCTCGCTGTTGGCGTTCGGTCCGGCCGCGCTCCCGTTCGTGCCGGGGGTCGCGGAACTGGCGTTCCTCGGCGGGATGCTGCTGGTCGCGCTTCTCGTGGTCGCGCTCTGGGTGCTGAGCGCCGGAATGACGTTCGCCCGCTACTACGACTTCCGGTTGACCCGCCTCGGCGACGAACTCCGGTACGAGCGCGGCCTGCTCCAGCGCTACGACGGGTCGATTCCGCTCGGGAAGGTGCAGGCGCTCACGCTCGACGCCAACGTCCTGATGCGGCGGTTCGGCTACGCCACGCTCGCGGTCGAGACCGCGGGCTACGGGCCGGGACAGGCGCCCTCCGGCGGGTCGGAGGCCGCGGTCCCGCTGGCGACTCGCGAGCGGGTGCTTCGCCTCGCCCGAGAGGTCGAGGACTTCGAGGTGCCGGCGTTCTCGCGGCCGCCCGAGCGCGCCCGGACTCGGTACGCGGTCAGGTACGCGCTCGTCCTCGCGGGCCTCGCGGCGGTGCTGTTCGCGTTGCAGGCGGTCGTCGGCCCGCCGGCGCCGATTCCGTTTCCGCTCGCCGTGGTCCCGCTCGCGTTCCTGCTCGTCGTTCCGGTCGCGGCCCACCTCAAGTGGCGCAACCGGGGCTACGCGGTGGGCGAGGACCACGTTCTCACCCGCAACGGGTTCTGGACGCGGACGACCAAGGTGGTGCCGTACTACCGGGTCCAGACCGTGATTCAGAGCGCGACCGTCTTCCAGCGCCGGCGGCGGTTGGCGAGCGTGGTCGTCGACACCGCGAGTTCCGCGGGCGGCGTGGCCGCCGCGGTGGACGTGGACGCCGAGACGGCGAGGGAGTTGCGCGAGACGGTCGGCGAGAAGTTACAGGCGAGTCTGGCGGCGCGTCGCGGCGAGGCCGACCGGGAGTCGGACCTCGACTCCTCGCGTCGAGACTGA
- the gatE gene encoding Glu-tRNA(Gln) amidotransferase subunit GatE, whose translation MTEHDYEDLGLVAGLEIHQQLDTETKLFCNCPTELREPEESDRRFTRFLHPTKSELGELDQAALEESRVEREFEYLAYDTTCLVEEDDEPPHRLDDEAQAVVLEIAQLLDMDVVDQAHVMRKIVVDGSNTSGFQRSTLMASDGEISTSDGAVGIEDLMLEEESAQRVEETDDGVRYSLDRLGIPLVEIGTKPDIRSPEQAREAAETIGMLLRSTGKVKRGLGTIRQDVNISIEEGARVEVKGVQSLEDIDDLVENEVHRQVRLLELRDELRERDASVGDVVDVTDTFADTESGVIGSALESGGKVTAVPLYGFDGLVGAEIQPDRRLGTELSDHAKRHGAGGIFHTDELPAYGVTGDEVAALREAVGAGDDDAVAIVAADPETADLAVEAAAERAETALEGVPEETRGANEDGTTRYLRPLPGAARMYPETDVPPVEPDPSEVETPELLTEKVERYQSEYDLGAALAEQVAYGERMPLFERAVERLGADPTLAAQTVESTVTELRRDGVPVENLTEDHFLGTLEAVADGETAKGNVGEVLTALAESPDLTAAEAIEQEGLGSAGEDEVREAVVEVVERNEGQVEEQGMQAFSALMGEAMGALGGKADGDTVSELLREEIQKRA comes from the coding sequence ATGACCGAACACGACTACGAGGACCTCGGCCTCGTCGCGGGGCTGGAGATTCACCAGCAACTCGACACCGAGACGAAGCTGTTCTGCAACTGTCCGACCGAACTCCGAGAACCCGAGGAGTCCGACCGGCGGTTCACGCGCTTCCTCCACCCGACCAAGAGCGAACTGGGCGAACTCGACCAAGCGGCGCTCGAAGAGAGTCGCGTCGAGCGCGAGTTCGAGTATCTGGCGTACGACACGACCTGTCTGGTCGAGGAGGACGACGAACCGCCCCACCGACTCGACGACGAGGCCCAAGCGGTCGTCCTCGAAATCGCGCAACTGCTCGACATGGACGTGGTGGACCAGGCCCACGTCATGCGGAAAATCGTCGTGGACGGGTCGAACACCTCCGGCTTCCAGCGCTCGACGCTGATGGCCTCCGACGGCGAGATTTCGACCAGCGACGGGGCGGTCGGTATCGAGGACCTGATGCTCGAAGAGGAGTCGGCCCAGCGCGTCGAGGAGACCGACGACGGCGTGCGTTACTCGCTCGACCGACTCGGCATCCCGCTGGTCGAAATCGGTACCAAGCCCGACATCCGGTCGCCCGAGCAGGCCCGCGAGGCCGCGGAGACCATCGGGATGCTCCTGCGCTCGACCGGCAAGGTCAAGCGCGGCCTCGGCACCATCCGCCAAGACGTGAACATCTCCATCGAGGAGGGCGCGCGCGTCGAGGTCAAGGGCGTCCAGAGCCTCGAGGACATCGACGACCTGGTCGAGAACGAGGTCCACCGGCAGGTACGCCTGCTCGAACTCCGTGACGAACTCCGCGAGCGCGACGCCTCGGTCGGCGACGTGGTGGACGTGACCGACACCTTCGCCGACACCGAGTCGGGGGTCATCGGTTCGGCGCTCGAATCCGGCGGGAAGGTCACGGCGGTCCCGCTCTACGGCTTCGACGGACTGGTCGGCGCGGAGATTCAACCGGACCGCCGCCTCGGGACGGAACTGTCCGACCACGCCAAGCGCCACGGCGCGGGCGGCATCTTCCACACCGACGAACTCCCGGCATACGGCGTCACCGGAGACGAAGTAGCCGCGCTCCGAGAGGCCGTGGGCGCGGGCGACGACGACGCGGTGGCCATCGTCGCGGCCGACCCCGAAACCGCGGACCTCGCCGTCGAGGCCGCCGCCGAGCGCGCCGAGACGGCCTTGGAGGGCGTGCCCGAGGAGACCCGGGGCGCGAACGAGGACGGCACGACGCGCTACCTCCGACCGCTCCCCGGCGCGGCCCGCATGTACCCCGAGACCGACGTGCCGCCGGTCGAACCCGACCCGAGCGAGGTCGAGACGCCCGAACTACTGACCGAGAAGGTCGAGCGCTACCAGTCGGAGTACGACCTCGGCGCGGCGCTCGCCGAGCAGGTCGCCTACGGCGAGCGCATGCCGCTGTTCGAGCGCGCGGTCGAGCGACTGGGCGCGGACCCGACGCTCGCGGCCCAGACCGTCGAGAGCACCGTCACCGAACTCCGGCGCGACGGCGTGCCGGTCGAGAACCTGACCGAGGACCACTTCCTCGGGACGCTCGAAGCAGTCGCCGACGGCGAGACGGCGAAGGGCAACGTCGGCGAAGTCCTCACGGCGCTCGCCGAGAGTCCGGACCTGACCGCGGCCGAAGCCATCGAACAGGAGGGTCTCGGCAGTGCAGGCGAGGACGAGGTCCGCGAGGCCGTGGTCGAAGTGGTCGAGCGAAACGAGGGACAGGTCGAGGAGCAGGGCATGCAGGCGTTCTCGGCGCTGATGGGCGAAGCGATGGGAGCGCTCGGCGGGAAGGCCGACGGCGACACCGTGAGCGAGTTGCTGCGCGAGGAAATTCAGAAGCGGGCCTGA
- a CDS encoding YihY/virulence factor BrkB family protein, with protein sequence MELPAMRGVGKYGEIGKGVLAVAREEHLSVTAAGLAYYMFLSAIPLLLFGFIGFSALDGIGSLVLAVELATDDSVARFFEQSIRDDASRTRAAVIAAVLVVWSALRMFATLRRIFADLYSVRKQKSVFDRVMTVGLGFGVVTLALVLLVALGVARSIVFTSTAWTVLGPLLLFGGLSVVFFPLYYVFPSETSPREALPGTVFAAASWTVSSGVFRWYAGLSESVRLYGIVGGVLLLLAWLYVAALVVLLGIVLNAVLDGRVTPDYDWLPSVLSDAKAD encoded by the coding sequence GTGGAACTCCCCGCGATGCGAGGCGTCGGGAAGTACGGGGAAATCGGGAAAGGAGTTCTGGCGGTCGCCCGCGAGGAACACCTCTCGGTCACGGCGGCGGGGCTGGCTTACTACATGTTCCTCTCGGCGATTCCGCTGTTGCTGTTCGGGTTCATCGGCTTCTCGGCGCTCGACGGAATCGGGTCGCTCGTCCTCGCAGTCGAACTCGCCACCGACGACTCCGTGGCGCGGTTCTTCGAGCAGTCCATCAGGGACGATGCGAGTCGGACCCGGGCGGCGGTCATCGCCGCGGTCCTCGTGGTGTGGTCGGCGCTCCGGATGTTCGCGACGCTGCGGCGCATCTTCGCCGACCTCTACAGCGTGCGCAAGCAGAAGTCGGTGTTCGACCGGGTGATGACGGTCGGACTCGGGTTCGGCGTCGTGACGCTGGCGCTGGTCCTGCTCGTCGCGTTGGGAGTCGCCCGGTCGATAGTCTTCACGTCAACCGCGTGGACCGTTCTGGGGCCGCTGCTGCTGTTCGGCGGGCTCTCGGTCGTGTTCTTCCCGCTGTACTACGTCTTCCCGTCGGAGACGAGTCCGCGCGAGGCGCTCCCGGGGACCGTGTTCGCGGCCGCCTCGTGGACGGTTTCGAGCGGGGTGTTCCGGTGGTACGCCGGACTCTCGGAGAGCGTTCGGTTGTACGGAATCGTCGGCGGGGTGCTGTTGCTGCTCGCGTGGCTCTACGTCGCCGCGCTGGTGGTGCTGCTCGGAATCGTGCTGAACGCCGTGCTGGACGGGCGAGTGACTCCGGACTACGACTGGCTCCCCTCGGTGCTGTCGGACGCGAAGGCCGACTGA
- a CDS encoding phosphatase PAP2 family protein, giving the protein MFASLPLGTQFTLLVAVPSIAAMLVGKRLFLPDQRFRTLLADFLRTDWKYLGVAWVVTEIVNKLALNFHVARTFTGAIYAIEGATVAAFQAFAATPLTVLATGVYLVGFPFIVLFTYFKVKAHDEEEAHRYALAYVIVVVCAVPFFILFPVKVSSLYLSTVEPLMYELTPAIQHGIYSTDTLVKAFPSLHTGLSVLAALYARKADARYAYTAAILAGAIVFSTLYLGVHWVTDAAFAILLVWVAYRLSQRVSEPHWSVVSREFISGVRRRTPL; this is encoded by the coding sequence ATGTTTGCCTCCCTCCCGCTCGGTACGCAGTTCACCCTCCTCGTCGCGGTCCCGAGCATCGCGGCCATGCTCGTGGGCAAGCGACTCTTCCTCCCCGACCAGCGGTTCCGGACCCTGCTGGCCGACTTCCTCCGGACCGACTGGAAGTACCTCGGGGTCGCGTGGGTCGTCACCGAAATCGTGAACAAACTCGCGCTCAACTTCCACGTCGCCAGAACGTTCACCGGCGCGATTTACGCCATCGAGGGCGCGACCGTCGCGGCGTTTCAGGCGTTCGCGGCCACGCCGCTGACGGTGCTAGCGACCGGGGTATACCTCGTCGGGTTCCCCTTCATCGTCCTCTTCACGTACTTCAAGGTCAAGGCCCACGACGAGGAGGAGGCCCACCGCTACGCGCTCGCCTACGTCATCGTAGTCGTGTGTGCGGTGCCGTTCTTCATCCTGTTCCCGGTGAAGGTGTCGTCGCTGTACCTCTCGACGGTCGAACCGCTGATGTACGAACTCACGCCCGCCATCCAGCACGGCATCTACAGCACCGACACGCTGGTCAAGGCGTTCCCGAGTCTCCACACCGGTCTGTCGGTCCTCGCGGCGCTCTACGCCCGGAAGGCCGACGCACGGTACGCCTACACCGCCGCTATCCTCGCCGGGGCCATCGTCTTCTCGACGCTCTACCTCGGCGTCCACTGGGTGACCGACGCCGCGTTCGCCATCCTGCTGGTCTGGGTCGCCTACCGACTCTCCCAGCGGGTCAGCGAGCCCCACTGGTCGGTCGTCTCCCGGGAGTTCATTTCGGGCGTCCGGCGGCGGACGCCGCTGTAG
- a CDS encoding RNA methyltransferase, producing MTPPAVAIVEPKTPGNIGTIARAMKNFGMHDLKLVDPPEFGRDSEAYGFAGQAREDVLPNADEVTFDHLVENYHTVGLTATTNEDARKHRRFPFKTPDQLADSLGDVAADTCLIFGREDNGLTNDEMARVDEVCSIPASADYSSLNLGQAATVTLYELRDLTVEETQLPDVERERADESEIEGFYDHFAEFLDAIDHPAEKRAKTVRLARRLLGRAHPTGREVRTLRGLLRRAMYHAEDGGDRPEADSAETAATPDDG from the coding sequence ATGACTCCGCCCGCCGTCGCCATCGTGGAACCCAAGACCCCGGGCAACATCGGAACCATCGCGCGAGCGATGAAGAACTTCGGCATGCACGACCTCAAACTGGTCGACCCGCCGGAGTTCGGCCGGGACAGCGAGGCCTACGGCTTCGCCGGACAGGCCCGCGAGGACGTGTTACCGAACGCCGACGAGGTGACGTTCGACCACCTCGTAGAGAACTACCACACCGTCGGGCTGACCGCGACGACAAACGAGGACGCCCGGAAACACCGCCGGTTCCCCTTCAAGACGCCCGACCAACTGGCCGACAGTTTGGGCGACGTGGCGGCCGACACCTGCCTGATTTTCGGCCGGGAAGACAACGGCCTGACCAACGACGAGATGGCCCGCGTGGACGAGGTGTGCTCGATTCCCGCCAGCGCCGACTACTCGTCGCTGAATCTGGGGCAGGCCGCGACCGTCACGCTCTACGAACTCCGGGACCTCACCGTCGAGGAGACCCAACTTCCGGACGTGGAGCGCGAACGGGCCGACGAATCCGAGATAGAGGGCTTCTACGACCACTTCGCCGAGTTCCTCGACGCCATCGACCACCCCGCGGAGAAGCGGGCCAAGACGGTGCGACTCGCCCGGCGACTCCTCGGGCGCGCGCACCCGACCGGCCGCGAGGTCCGGACGCTCCGGGGCCTCCTCCGGCGCGCGATGTACCACGCCGAGGACGGCGGGGACCGCCCCGAGGCCGATTCCGCCGAGACGGCCGCGACCCCGGACGACGGGTAA
- a CDS encoding CopD family protein: MLAVRALHVLGMAFVLGGATLTWWLFRQVGDVAASESAGGTATAGGTADALPVAAAYERGFWAAMGVLVMTGVGNLGSLAPFVPAAGTEWGTVFAAKLALVLAVLALSLVRTLAVARFRRAERGAAAGSNLDTRSLELGYGATALSLAVLVVLAEVLAHG, from the coding sequence ATGCTCGCGGTTCGCGCGCTCCACGTCCTCGGCATGGCGTTCGTCCTCGGCGGGGCGACCCTGACGTGGTGGCTGTTCCGGCAGGTCGGCGACGTAGCCGCGAGCGAGAGTGCGGGCGGAACTGCGACTGCGGGCGGGACGGCGGACGCGCTCCCGGTCGCGGCCGCCTACGAGCGGGGGTTCTGGGCCGCGATGGGCGTCCTCGTGATGACCGGCGTCGGCAACCTCGGGAGTCTCGCGCCCTTCGTCCCCGCGGCCGGGACCGAGTGGGGCACCGTCTTCGCGGCGAAACTCGCGCTCGTCCTCGCGGTGCTGGCGCTCTCGCTGGTCCGGACGCTCGCCGTCGCTCGGTTTCGCCGGGCCGAGCGCGGGGCGGCCGCGGGGTCAAATCTCGATACGCGGAGTCTCGAACTCGGCTACGGCGCGACCGCGCTCTCGCTCGCGGTCCTCGTCGTGCTCGCGGAGGTGTTGGCACATGGCTGA
- the psmB gene encoding archaeal proteasome endopeptidase complex subunit beta gives MRSPMHGSEFSQNASRLAADDTNPYEPELGSLPNRSVDAEDIQELKTGTTTIGLTTNDGVVMVTDQRASLGNMVSSKTAQKVEQVHPSAALTISGSVSAAQSLIRTLKVERNLYDSRRGEEMSMTALSTLTSNLLRSGGFLITVPVLGGVDEEGGHIYSYDALGGVTEETYSVSGSGSQFALGVLEQDYHEDLSQDEAREVAIRALKSAVERDTASGNGMWLAEIDAEGVEISNYEDYDEAL, from the coding sequence ATGCGTAGCCCAATGCACGGTTCCGAATTTTCCCAGAACGCTTCGCGCCTCGCAGCCGACGACACGAACCCGTACGAGCCGGAACTCGGCTCGCTCCCGAACCGCTCGGTCGACGCCGAGGACATTCAGGAGCTCAAGACCGGGACCACGACCATCGGTCTGACGACGAACGACGGCGTCGTGATGGTCACCGACCAGCGTGCGAGCCTCGGTAACATGGTCTCCTCGAAGACCGCCCAGAAGGTCGAGCAGGTCCACCCCTCCGCCGCGCTCACCATCTCCGGGTCGGTCTCGGCCGCCCAGTCGCTCATCCGCACGCTCAAGGTCGAGAGGAACCTCTACGACTCCCGACGCGGCGAGGAGATGAGCATGACGGCGCTCTCGACGCTGACCAGCAACCTCCTGCGCTCTGGCGGTTTCCTCATCACGGTGCCGGTCCTCGGCGGCGTCGACGAGGAGGGCGGACACATCTACTCCTACGACGCGCTCGGCGGCGTGACCGAGGAGACCTACAGCGTCTCCGGGTCCGGGTCGCAGTTCGCGCTCGGCGTCCTCGAACAGGACTACCACGAGGACCTGAGTCAGGACGAGGCCCGCGAAGTCGCCATCCGCGCGCTCAAGAGCGCGGTCGAACGCGACACCGCCTCCGGCAACGGCATGTGGCTCGCCGAAATCGACGCGGAAGGCGTCGAAATCTCGAACTACGAGGACTACGACGAGGCGCTGTAA
- a CDS encoding DUF555 domain-containing protein, with the protein MSNYLVAMEAAWLVRDVEDIDDAIGVAVSEAGRRLNEKDMDYVEVDVGATGCPACGEPFDSAFIAAGTSLVGLVLEMKVFNADSEEHAQRIAKSEIGGALRDVPLEVVETIEYEEDEDIELGSDDE; encoded by the coding sequence ATGAGCAACTATCTCGTTGCGATGGAGGCGGCATGGTTGGTACGCGACGTAGAGGACATCGACGACGCCATCGGCGTCGCGGTCAGCGAGGCCGGGAGGCGTCTGAACGAGAAGGACATGGACTACGTGGAGGTAGACGTCGGCGCGACCGGGTGTCCGGCGTGCGGCGAACCCTTCGACTCGGCGTTCATCGCGGCCGGAACCTCGCTCGTGGGTCTGGTGCTGGAGATGAAGGTCTTCAACGCCGACAGCGAGGAACACGCCCAGCGCATCGCCAAGAGCGAAATCGGCGGCGCGCTCCGCGACGTTCCCCTCGAAGTCGTCGAGACCATCGAGTACGAGGAGGACGAGGACATCGAACTCGGCAGCGACGACGAGTAG